In the genome of Streptomyces sp. NBC_00190, one region contains:
- a CDS encoding WXG100 family type VII secretion target: MAGNDGHTRVRYETVQQMADRIRIVSKNIITDLNEMEQALKVVTDTWDGEAHGQYVQLQAKYKGKADHMQKQLEQVAQLIERGKGDYRATDVKASRLFTEAY; this comes from the coding sequence ATGGCGGGTAACGACGGGCACACCCGGGTCCGGTATGAAACCGTTCAGCAGATGGCGGACCGTATCCGGATCGTCTCCAAGAACATCATCACGGACCTGAACGAGATGGAGCAGGCCCTCAAGGTCGTCACCGACACCTGGGACGGTGAGGCCCACGGCCAGTACGTCCAGCTGCAGGCGAAGTACAAGGGCAAGGCCGACCACATGCAGAAGCAGCTGGAGCAGGTCGCCCAGCTCATCGAGCGCGGCAAGGGCGACTACCGCGCCACCGACGTGAAGGCCTCGCGCCTGTTCACCGAGGCCTACTGA
- a CDS encoding SCO5717 family growth-regulating ATPase, whose protein sequence is MNGDRNERRGGTWDVPTDDQSDAEPELTGEFTIDYTPPAWYTQGAAPSAQVPGLPEGSGFEPHRPSDVASPPTMRIAPPSPRTPSDGAGLPAPFTAPADTPVPAPFPAPAPAPIEAPAPFSAPAPVDVPAPAPVEVPAPFAFPAPVEAAPQYEAPAPGPVEPSVPAPFTLSAPVEAPVPAPFSSPAPVEAPAPFPAPAPVEVPAPAPVEAPEPVEDAVPAPFTFPAPVETPAPAPVDAAPPYQAPAPVEAPAPAPFTLPAPADAPAPAPSEGEAGPHDTPAEGTPLLPPAEQASAAPVSPTDVQVPAAEHPFGGPGGELPPLPPSFADQAGQPDQDGYSFPPPAPAPQPQPMPAPAPQPPHHDPRSGAQWPVGQPQHQPQPPQPHDPRYSAAQTTGGAPLGYTAAVELSSDRLLRNKQKPKTGNNSAGGRFRFGGKAAEAERQRKLELIRTPVMSCYRIAVISLKGGVGKTTTTTALGATLATERQDKILAIDANPDAGTLGRRVRRETGATIRDLVQAIPYLNSYMDIRRFTSQAPSGLEIIANDVDPAVSTTFNDEDYRRVIETLGRQYPIILTDSGTGLLYSAMRGVLDLADQLIIISTPSVDGASSASTTLDWLSAHGYADLVSRSLTVISGVRETAKMIKIEDIVQHFETRCRGVVVVPFDEHLAAGAEVDLDMMRPKTREAYFNLSALVAEDFLRAQQQAPQGHWGAPQQPQPQPPYHQQPQPQQPYGQPQGQPPYQQPQPPYQQPGQPYPQPGQPWQQPPAPQPQPPQPQPQPQPQQQPPRDPRLG, encoded by the coding sequence GTGAACGGCGATCGGAACGAGAGGCGCGGCGGGACGTGGGACGTCCCGACGGACGATCAGTCCGACGCGGAGCCCGAACTGACGGGCGAGTTCACCATCGACTACACCCCGCCGGCCTGGTACACCCAGGGCGCGGCTCCGTCCGCGCAGGTGCCGGGGCTACCCGAGGGCAGCGGCTTCGAGCCCCACCGTCCCTCGGACGTGGCCTCGCCCCCGACGATGCGGATCGCTCCGCCGAGCCCGCGCACCCCGTCCGATGGCGCGGGCCTGCCCGCGCCCTTCACGGCACCGGCCGATACCCCGGTGCCCGCGCCGTTCCCGGCTCCGGCTCCGGCTCCGATCGAAGCCCCCGCGCCGTTCTCGGCTCCGGCTCCCGTCGACGTGCCGGCACCCGCGCCCGTCGAGGTGCCCGCGCCGTTCGCCTTCCCGGCACCGGTCGAGGCGGCCCCGCAGTACGAGGCTCCGGCCCCGGGCCCGGTCGAGCCTTCGGTGCCCGCGCCGTTCACCCTCTCCGCACCGGTGGAAGCCCCGGTGCCCGCGCCGTTCTCTTCTCCGGCACCGGTCGAGGCCCCCGCGCCGTTCCCGGCTCCGGCTCCCGTCGAGGTACCGGCTCCGGCACCCGTCGAGGCTCCCGAGCCGGTCGAGGATGCGGTGCCCGCGCCGTTCACCTTCCCCGCACCGGTCGAGACTCCCGCGCCCGCACCGGTCGACGCGGCCCCGCCGTACCAGGCCCCGGCCCCGGTAGAGGCCCCGGCGCCCGCGCCGTTCACCCTCCCCGCGCCCGCCGATGCGCCGGCGCCGGCACCGTCCGAGGGCGAAGCCGGTCCGCACGACACGCCCGCCGAGGGGACGCCCCTGCTGCCCCCCGCCGAGCAGGCCTCGGCCGCGCCGGTCAGCCCTACGGACGTACAGGTCCCCGCCGCGGAGCACCCGTTCGGGGGACCCGGTGGCGAACTGCCGCCGCTGCCGCCCTCGTTCGCGGACCAGGCGGGCCAGCCGGACCAGGACGGGTACTCGTTCCCGCCGCCGGCTCCCGCCCCGCAGCCGCAGCCGATGCCGGCGCCGGCGCCGCAGCCCCCGCACCACGATCCGCGCTCCGGCGCCCAGTGGCCCGTCGGCCAGCCGCAGCATCAGCCGCAGCCGCCCCAGCCCCACGACCCCCGCTACTCGGCCGCCCAGACCACCGGCGGGGCGCCGCTCGGCTACACGGCCGCCGTCGAGCTGTCCTCGGACCGCCTGCTGCGGAACAAGCAGAAGCCCAAGACCGGCAACAACAGCGCCGGCGGGCGCTTCCGCTTCGGCGGCAAGGCGGCCGAAGCGGAGCGCCAGCGCAAGCTGGAACTGATCCGCACCCCGGTCATGTCCTGCTACCGCATCGCCGTCATCAGCCTCAAGGGCGGCGTCGGCAAGACCACGACGACCACCGCTCTCGGCGCCACCCTCGCCACCGAGCGCCAGGACAAGATCCTGGCCATCGACGCGAACCCCGACGCCGGCACCCTCGGCCGCCGTGTCCGCCGCGAGACCGGCGCCACCATCCGGGACCTGGTCCAGGCGATCCCTTACCTGAACTCGTACATGGACATCCGCCGGTTCACCTCCCAGGCGCCCTCCGGTCTGGAGATCATCGCCAACGACGTGGACCCGGCCGTCTCCACGACCTTCAACGACGAGGACTACCGCCGCGTCATAGAGACGCTGGGCCGCCAGTACCCGATCATCCTCACCGACTCGGGCACCGGCCTCCTCTACTCCGCCATGCGCGGCGTCCTGGACCTGGCCGATCAGCTGATCATCATCTCGACCCCGTCCGTCGACGGCGCCAGCAGCGCCAGCACCACCCTCGACTGGCTCTCCGCCCACGGGTATGCCGATCTCGTCTCCCGCTCGCTCACCGTCATCTCCGGGGTCCGCGAGACGGCCAAGATGATCAAGATCGAGGACATCGTGCAGCACTTCGAGACCCGCTGCCGCGGTGTCGTCGTGGTGCCGTTCGACGAGCACCTCGCGGCAGGCGCCGAGGTCGATCTCGACATGATGCGGCCCAAGACGCGCGAGGCGTACTTCAACCTCTCCGCCCTGGTGGCCGAGGACTTCCTGCGGGCCCAGCAGCAGGCCCCACAGGGCCACTGGGGAGCCCCGCAGCAGCCCCAGCCGCAGCCGCCGTACCACCAGCAGCCTCAGCCGCAGCAGCCGTACGGCCAGCCCCAGGGCCAGCCTCCGTACCAGCAGCCGCAGCCGCCCTACCAGCAGCCCGGCCAGCCCTACCCGCAGCCCGGCCAGCCCTGGCAGCAGCCCCCGGCGCCGCAGCCGCAGCCGCCGCAGCCGCAGCCGCAGCCGCAGCCGCAGCAACAGCCCCCGCGCGACCCCCGCCTGGGCTGA
- a CDS encoding DUF397 domain-containing protein: MGTQQEKDELYALDISGVEWEGPPGTSPDEERVEIARLPEGAVAMRSSLDRDTVLRYTAAEWEAFVLGARDGEFDLDRHRPEEPDA, encoded by the coding sequence ATGGGCACCCAGCAGGAGAAGGACGAGCTGTACGCGCTCGACATCAGCGGCGTGGAGTGGGAGGGCCCGCCCGGGACCAGCCCCGACGAGGAGCGGGTCGAGATCGCGCGGCTGCCCGAGGGAGCGGTGGCCATGCGGTCCTCGCTGGACCGGGACACGGTGCTGCGGTACACCGCCGCCGAGTGGGAGGCCTTCGTACTCGGGGCCCGTGACGGCGAGTTCGACCTGGACCGGCACCGCCCTGAGGAGCCGGACGCCTGA
- the eccE gene encoding type VII secretion protein EccE — protein MATATQPQTGAAAPARGGVTPHPKSSPGRFGPFRLQQLVLLQVAAALLLVAWVVEPVLLVPAGALALVLVVLAVVRRHQRSLPEWIGGALALRARRRRAASLTVPAGTEPGLAPLVEADPALRTLTFSDRDRRPVGMIGDGTFLTAVVQVDTDATALRPDRGARPLPLGVVRDILEVDGIRLESAQLVQHTQPAPAPHLPAQSMATRNYAPLQARTGTPAVRLTWIALKLDPELCPEAVTARGGGLPGAQRCVVRVADQLASRLTGAGFTATVLTEQELTAALATSSCANPMAITQAGRSASTGRRTEETPRTWRCDDRRHTTYWIGRWPRLGGAGAAALPQFVALLTSLPALATNFSLTIAPAERQGVTLTGHVRVTGRSDEELVAARRELERTARGVKTGLVRLDREQVPGLLASLPLGGAR, from the coding sequence ATGGCCACCGCGACGCAGCCGCAGACTGGCGCGGCCGCACCCGCACGAGGCGGCGTGACGCCGCATCCGAAGTCGAGCCCTGGCCGCTTCGGTCCGTTCCGATTGCAACAGCTTGTGCTGCTTCAGGTGGCCGCGGCCCTCCTGTTGGTGGCCTGGGTGGTCGAACCGGTGCTGCTGGTTCCCGCCGGCGCGCTCGCGCTCGTACTCGTGGTGCTCGCGGTCGTACGCAGGCACCAGCGCTCCCTGCCCGAGTGGATCGGCGGTGCGCTCGCGCTGCGCGCGCGTCGGCGCCGGGCCGCGTCCCTCACCGTGCCAGCGGGCACCGAGCCCGGGCTCGCCCCGCTCGTCGAGGCCGATCCGGCGTTGCGCACCCTCACGTTCAGCGACCGCGACCGGCGGCCGGTCGGGATGATCGGCGACGGTACCTTCCTCACCGCCGTCGTCCAGGTGGACACGGACGCCACCGCTCTGCGGCCCGACCGGGGGGCGCGGCCACTACCGCTGGGTGTCGTACGGGACATCCTCGAAGTCGACGGCATCCGGTTGGAGTCCGCGCAGCTGGTGCAGCACACCCAGCCCGCGCCGGCCCCGCACCTGCCCGCCCAGTCCATGGCCACCCGCAACTACGCGCCGCTGCAGGCCCGGACCGGTACCCCGGCGGTGCGGCTCACCTGGATCGCGCTCAAGCTCGACCCGGAGCTCTGTCCCGAGGCGGTCACCGCGCGCGGCGGCGGACTGCCGGGCGCCCAGCGGTGCGTGGTGCGGGTGGCGGACCAGTTGGCGAGCCGGCTGACCGGCGCCGGGTTCACGGCCACCGTGCTGACCGAGCAGGAGCTCACGGCGGCCCTGGCCACGTCCTCGTGCGCGAACCCGATGGCGATCACCCAGGCCGGACGGTCCGCCAGCACGGGACGGCGTACGGAGGAGACTCCGCGGACCTGGCGCTGCGACGACCGGCGGCACACCACGTACTGGATAGGCCGCTGGCCGCGGTTGGGCGGCGCGGGGGCCGCGGCGCTGCCGCAGTTCGTGGCGCTGCTGACCTCGCTGCCGGCCCTGGCGACGAACTTCAGCCTGACGATCGCCCCGGCGGAGCGCCAGGGCGTGACGCTGACCGGGCACGTCCGGGTGACCGGGCGCAGCGACGAGGAACTGGTCGCGGCCCGACGGGAGTTGGAGCGGACGGCGCGGGGCGTGAAGACCGGTCTGGTCCGGCTCGACCGTGAACAAGTGCCGGGGCTGCTGGCTTCGCTGCCGCTGGGAGGGGCGCGATGA
- the eccB gene encoding type VII secretion protein EccB: MASRRDELNAYTFAKRRTVAAFLQPSATGTEEGAPRPLRAVVPGLIAAAVVLAGFGAWGMFRPTAPKGWADPGTQVIVGKDSTTRYVVLTTKVNGKDQTRLHPVLNLASARLLLDPSKFKVIQVDDKVLDKGQPPRGPIIGIPYAPDRLPAKADAAKAKRWAACQQPGGNGRGVQTATFVLADRETHLTDDQRKLTDTQSLYVQSAGPGKERYLVDAAGTKYKFPEGTPAAGTMTNALVGTGATPQQVTEQWLGTLNSGDDLSFPQLPGKAGTNADVKGLITDDNKVGMVLMAQTGSGTQHYVVLPGKVAPVSDFVAWLLISAPATDGLNMHGKAREIDLQAISPESTPFAGDLKWPQKKTERINQGAPAAGTQGTGASGRDTICNVLRSVDGQGNQTLSTWAGTGFPIDITASGTSAYVTPGSGLLYTQVQGKQTTAGGSLFLVTDTGLRYAVQANGDSDAEQSKIGAPDQQAKGGATGGAPEASQAQIRLGYAGVTPAMVPIAWSEFLSKGPRLDTNSARQPQGS, from the coding sequence ATGGCATCACGACGTGATGAGCTCAATGCGTACACCTTCGCGAAGCGGCGCACGGTGGCCGCGTTCCTCCAGCCGTCCGCGACGGGGACCGAGGAGGGCGCACCGCGCCCGCTGCGCGCGGTCGTGCCGGGGCTGATCGCGGCCGCGGTCGTACTCGCCGGCTTCGGCGCCTGGGGCATGTTCAGGCCGACGGCCCCCAAGGGCTGGGCGGACCCCGGCACCCAGGTCATCGTCGGCAAGGACTCCACCACCCGCTACGTGGTCCTGACGACGAAGGTGAACGGCAAGGACCAGACCCGGCTGCACCCGGTGCTCAACCTCGCCTCCGCCCGACTCCTGCTGGACCCCTCGAAGTTCAAGGTCATCCAGGTCGACGACAAGGTCCTCGACAAGGGCCAGCCGCCCCGCGGGCCCATCATCGGCATCCCGTACGCCCCCGACCGGCTGCCCGCCAAGGCGGACGCGGCCAAGGCCAAGCGCTGGGCCGCCTGCCAGCAGCCGGGCGGCAACGGGCGCGGGGTGCAGACCGCCACCTTCGTCCTCGCCGACCGCGAGACGCACCTGACGGACGATCAGCGCAAGCTGACCGACACGCAGTCGCTGTACGTGCAGAGCGCCGGCCCGGGCAAGGAGCGCTACCTGGTCGACGCCGCGGGCACCAAGTACAAGTTCCCGGAGGGCACCCCGGCCGCGGGCACGATGACCAACGCCCTGGTCGGCACCGGCGCCACCCCGCAGCAGGTCACCGAGCAGTGGCTGGGGACCCTCAACTCCGGCGACGACCTGTCCTTCCCGCAGCTGCCCGGCAAGGCCGGTACGAACGCCGACGTCAAGGGCCTGATCACCGACGACAACAAGGTCGGCATGGTGCTCATGGCCCAGACCGGTTCCGGCACGCAGCACTACGTGGTCCTGCCGGGGAAGGTCGCGCCGGTCTCCGACTTCGTCGCCTGGCTGCTGATCTCGGCGCCCGCGACCGACGGCCTCAACATGCACGGCAAGGCCCGCGAGATCGACCTCCAGGCCATCAGCCCGGAGTCCACCCCGTTCGCGGGCGACCTCAAGTGGCCGCAGAAGAAGACCGAGCGGATCAACCAGGGCGCACCGGCAGCCGGGACGCAAGGCACCGGCGCCTCCGGCCGCGACACCATCTGCAACGTGCTGCGCTCGGTCGACGGCCAGGGCAACCAGACCTTGAGCACCTGGGCGGGCACCGGCTTCCCCATCGACATCACCGCCAGCGGCACGAGCGCGTACGTCACCCCGGGCTCGGGACTGCTCTACACCCAGGTCCAGGGCAAGCAGACCACGGCAGGCGGCTCCCTCTTCCTGGTCACCGACACCGGCCTGCGGTACGCGGTCCAGGCCAACGGCGACAGCGACGCCGAGCAGTCGAAGATCGGCGCCCCCGACCAGCAGGCCAAGGGCGGCGCCACGGGAGGTGCGCCCGAGGCCAGCCAGGCGCAGATCCGGCTCGGCTACGCGGGCGTCACACCGGCCATGGTGCCCATCGCGTGGTCGGAGTTCCTCTCCAAGGGGCCGCGCCTGGACACCAACTCCGCCCGCCAGCCGCAGGGTTCGTGA
- a CDS encoding bifunctional riboflavin kinase/FAD synthetase, which translates to MQRWRGLEDIPQDWGRSVVTIGSYDGVHRGHQLIIGRAVAKARALGLPSVVVTFSPHPSEVVRPGSHPPILAPYDRRADLMAGLGVDALLILPFTAEFSQLSPADFIVKVLVDKLHARSVIEGPNFRFGHRAAGNVDFLRELGSTYDYDVDVVDLVERGEAGGGVPFSSTLARRLVAEGDMEGAAEILGRPHRVEGVVVRGAQRGRELGYPTANVETQPHTAIPADGVYAGWLTADGERMPAAISVGTNVQFDATERTVEAYAIDRIGLDLYGKHVAVDFLAYVRGMAKFESLDGLLEAIADDVKRARVLTDAHDAQR; encoded by the coding sequence GTGCAGCGCTGGCGTGGCTTGGAGGACATCCCCCAGGACTGGGGACGCAGCGTCGTCACCATCGGCTCCTACGACGGCGTGCACCGCGGTCATCAGCTGATCATCGGACGGGCCGTGGCCAAGGCGCGCGCGCTCGGCCTCCCGTCCGTCGTCGTCACCTTCAGCCCCCACCCGAGCGAGGTCGTCCGTCCGGGCAGCCACCCGCCGATCCTGGCGCCCTACGACCGGCGCGCCGACCTGATGGCCGGTCTGGGTGTGGACGCGCTGCTGATCCTGCCGTTCACGGCGGAGTTCTCGCAGCTGTCCCCGGCCGACTTCATCGTGAAGGTGCTGGTCGACAAGTTGCACGCGCGGTCCGTCATCGAGGGCCCGAACTTCCGCTTCGGCCACCGGGCCGCCGGGAACGTCGACTTCCTGCGCGAGCTGGGTTCCACCTACGACTACGACGTCGACGTCGTGGACCTGGTCGAGCGGGGAGAGGCCGGCGGCGGTGTGCCGTTCTCCTCGACGCTGGCGCGCAGGCTGGTCGCCGAGGGCGACATGGAGGGCGCGGCGGAGATCCTGGGACGGCCGCACCGGGTCGAGGGCGTGGTGGTGCGCGGTGCGCAGCGCGGGCGCGAGCTCGGCTATCCGACGGCGAACGTCGAGACGCAGCCGCACACCGCGATCCCGGCTGACGGGGTGTACGCGGGCTGGCTGACGGCCGACGGCGAGCGGATGCCCGCGGCGATCTCGGTGGGGACGAACGTGCAGTTCGACGCGACCGAGCGGACCGTGGAGGCGTACGCGATCGACCGGATCGGACTGGACCTGTACGGGAAGCACGTGGCCGTCGACTTCCTCGCGTACGTGCGGGGGATGGCGAAGTTCGAGTCGCTGGACGGGCTGCTGGAGGCGATCGCGGACGACGTGAAGCGGGCGCGGGTGCTGACGGACGCGCACGACGCGCAGCGCTGA
- the mycP gene encoding type VII secretion-associated serine protease mycosin produces the protein MTQLPMRRRAVRAAALALATVAAATPATAAAAAATPATAAPQPPYALSLDGAGECTFPMKKQIADRPWALQRLLLDELWTHTKGKDKNGNSIRVAVIDTGVDRVNPQLSGALDTGAGKDFIDPKGGDGTNDTVGHGTKVAGLIAARPQEGTGFVGLAPDATIIPIRQNDGQGKGNALSLSQAIDHAVAKGAQVINISQDTDVPMSPDSDLGKSVQKAIDAKVVVVASAGNDGMTGEKRKTYPAAFPGVLAVASSDRNNERAVFSQPGDFIGVAAPGVDMVSTVPGFGQCIDNGTSFSAPYVAGVATLLRAKHGDWTVEQIVWQIQNTAERSVKGRDDYVGWGVVDPVRALSQDREAPKAPVPDPGPPPAAAPEAAALQLTETAQERQERYGTYALGIGAVLIAVIAGTATVVRDARGRRRRLQ, from the coding sequence ATGACCCAGCTCCCGATGCGGCGGCGCGCGGTCCGCGCCGCCGCCCTGGCCCTCGCGACGGTCGCCGCGGCCACCCCCGCCACCGCCGCCGCCGCGGCGGCCACCCCCGCCACCGCCGCGCCGCAGCCCCCGTACGCCCTGAGTCTCGACGGCGCCGGCGAGTGCACCTTCCCCATGAAGAAGCAGATCGCGGACCGACCCTGGGCCCTCCAGCGGCTCCTCCTCGACGAGCTCTGGACGCACACCAAGGGCAAGGACAAGAACGGCAACAGCATCCGCGTCGCGGTCATCGACACCGGGGTGGACCGGGTGAACCCGCAGCTCAGCGGCGCCCTCGACACCGGCGCCGGCAAGGACTTCATCGACCCCAAGGGCGGCGACGGCACGAACGACACCGTCGGCCACGGCACCAAGGTCGCCGGGCTGATCGCCGCCCGCCCCCAGGAGGGCACCGGCTTCGTCGGCCTGGCCCCGGACGCCACGATCATCCCCATCCGGCAGAACGACGGCCAGGGCAAGGGCAACGCCCTGTCCCTGAGCCAGGCGATCGACCACGCGGTGGCCAAGGGCGCCCAGGTGATCAACATCTCCCAGGACACCGACGTGCCGATGTCCCCGGACTCCGATCTCGGCAAGTCGGTCCAGAAGGCCATCGACGCCAAGGTCGTGGTGGTGGCCTCGGCGGGCAACGACGGCATGACCGGGGAGAAGCGCAAGACGTACCCGGCGGCCTTCCCCGGCGTGCTCGCGGTGGCCTCCTCGGACCGCAACAACGAGCGGGCCGTGTTCTCCCAGCCCGGCGACTTCATCGGGGTGGCGGCGCCCGGCGTCGACATGGTCTCCACGGTCCCCGGATTCGGCCAGTGCATCGACAACGGCACCAGCTTCTCCGCCCCGTACGTCGCCGGGGTGGCCACCCTGCTGCGCGCCAAGCACGGGGACTGGACCGTCGAGCAGATCGTCTGGCAGATCCAGAACACCGCGGAGCGCTCGGTCAAGGGCCGTGACGACTACGTCGGTTGGGGCGTCGTCGACCCGGTGCGCGCGCTCAGCCAGGACCGCGAGGCACCCAAGGCCCCCGTCCCGGATCCCGGCCCGCCCCCCGCGGCGGCCCCGGAGGCCGCCGCGCTCCAGCTCACCGAGACGGCACAGGAGCGGCAGGAGCGGTACGGCACGTACGCTCTGGGCATCGGAGCCGTCCTGATCGCCGTCATCGCGGGGACCGCGACCGTCGTGCGGGACGCACGCGGGCGCCGACGCCGTTTGCAGTGA